The nucleotide sequence ACGGTACGCACTGGCCGCATGTTTATCTTTGATGTTGCAGTAAGTTATGAAAAAGGTAACGCTGCCGAGACACTGCGCTTGTTTCAACACCTCAGCGCTACCGATCTTGAAGCGGTGTCCTATGATGTTAGAGCCAATGGACTGACGGTGCGCGCACCACGCTAGTCTGTGCCTCTGCCTATATAAGCTAGGCGCCACGATCCATGCGACGATAACTGATAGCCTCATGCAGGTGTGAGCTGGCGATATGCTCGCTAGCCGCTAAATCGGCAATGGTACGTGCAACCTTGAGAATGCGATGGTAGGCGCGAGCGGAGAGTTTAAGCTGTGTCATCGCTTGTTGCAGTAGCTTGGCATCTTCATCGCGTAGTGCGCAGGTTTGTTTAATTTCTTTTTCACTGAGCGCTTGATTGGTTTTATTACAGCGTTGCGTTTGTAATAAACGCGCGGCTTTGATGCGTTTGGCCACATCAAAGCTTGATTCGGCTAGCGCCCTGTTATGCAGTTCTTGTATCGGCACTGCGGGCACTTCAACATGCAGGTCGATACGGTCGAGCAAGGGGCCAGAGATACGTGAGCGGTAGCGATTTATTTGATCGGGTGAGCAACGGCAGGCGACGTTGTTATCGCCATAATGGCCGCAGGGGCAGGGGTTCATGGCGGCAATTAATTGAAAACGTGCTGGGTATTGCGCTTGCCGTGCAGCACGCGAAATAGAGATGCTGCCTGACTCGAGTGGTTCGCGTAGTACTTCCAATACTTTACGATCAAATTCGGGCAGCTCATCGAGAAACAACACGCCGTTATGCGCCAGTGAAATTTCGCCGGGTTTGGCAAGGCTGCCACCGCCCACCAGCGCGACTGCCGATGCGGTGTGGTGTGGATGGCGAAAAGGACGACGCCCCCAGTGCTGCCAATCGATGCCATGGTTGCTGACGGAACTGATCATTGCTGTTTCCAGCATTTCGTTTTCGGTTAGCGGTGGCAAGAGTTTGAGCAAGCGTGAAGCAAGCATAGTTTTACCGCTGCCTGGCGGGCCGATCATAATGAGGTTGTGAGCGCCTGCGGCAGCGACTTCCAATGCGCGTTTGGCATGAAACTGCCCATGCACTTCACTCAGGTCAGCTTCGTCGTTGGTGACCTCAATGTGTGGTCGTGGTGTGATACGTGCCAGCGGTTTAACCTCTTGCAGGTGTGCACAGACGGCAAGCAAATGATCAGCGCCAACACAATGCGCTGTTTTAATCAGGCTGGCCTCAGCAGCGTTAGCTTGGGGCAAGATCAGTCGATGCCCAGCCTTGCTGGCGGCGAGGACAAAGGGTGCGACACCATGGCAAGTACGTAAGCTACCATCAAGCCCTAATTCACCGATAACTTCGTAGTTGTCGAGGCTGCTTTGTTTAATCTGTCCTGATGCACATAAAATACCCAGAGCAATAGCCAGGTCGTAGCGTGCGCCTTCTTTAGGCAGGTCGGCAGGTGCCAGGTTGACGGTAATACGTCGCGGTGGAAAATCGAATTGCGAATTTAATAAGGCGCTGCGTACGCGATCTTTACTTTCTTTGACGGCAGTTTCGGGTAGACCAACGATCGAAAAGCTGGGCAAGCCACGTGACAAATGCACTTCAACAATGACCGGCGGCGCACTAATGCCGACTGCGGCACGACTCAAGACCTTGGCTAAGGCCATAACAACATCCTTGTTAGTGAGAAAATTCTTGCCTGGTCAGCAACTATTTAGGCGCTTCCAGTTGCGCTAGTTGTTTTTCCAAGGCATCCACCTTACTACGTGTACGTTCAAGTACGCCACGTTGCACATCGAATTGCTCTCGTGTGACTAAATCCAGCTTGCCTAAGCGTGATTGCAGCATAGCTAGAAATTGTCGCTCCAGGTCAGCTTGTATTTCGCGTGCGCCGCTGGGCACAGCGGCGGCGAGTTTTTTTGCTAGCTCATCAAACAACGTAGAGTTGATCATTTCTTAGGGTGATCCAAAAGAGTAACAGTCGGTATCTTATCCCATCGAGCATCTTGCATAAATGGTTGAATAAAGCGAGCCATAGTGGTGCGAAGCCCTATAAAAAGCGAACCACATTGGTGCATAGGTTCTGCGTTAAGCATGTCACACAACATAACACTATGATTATTATAATAAAAAAAATTTGGCACAAATGATGCCCCTCATTATTCGTCTAATAGCGCGAGTTTGCTTGTATTGCGGAGTTGTTGTGTCGAGTGTGTTGCACACCTTCAGGGTTTTTTACTCCGAAGGTACATTGTAATTATCCCTTAAGGGGGGTGCTTCCTGTGGCCGTAGGCCTTTGGGGTGTGTCCACACCGAACATCGTAGTGCTAGAGATTGAGCCAGGGTCGCCAGGGGTCGTATTTGATGACCAGGAGAGTGCAGTTTTTGTTGTGCAGAATAGTCTAACCATGATTTTGAAGGAGAGGATATGAAGTTAGTTACAGCAATCATTAAGCCATTCAAGCTTGATGATGTCCGTGAAGCGTTATCGGAAATTGGCGTAAAGGGGATCACAGTGACCGAGGTTAAGGGGTTTGGCCGTCAGAAGGGTCATACGGAGCTTTATCGCGGTGCGGAGTACGTGGTGGATTTTATACCCAAAGTCAAAGTCGAAATTGCAATTAGTGATGATATGACAGATCAAGTGATCGAGTCGATTACTAAAGC is from Gammaproteobacteria bacterium and encodes:
- a CDS encoding YifB family Mg chelatase-like AAA ATPase gives rise to the protein MALAKVLSRAAVGISAPPVIVEVHLSRGLPSFSIVGLPETAVKESKDRVRSALLNSQFDFPPRRITVNLAPADLPKEGARYDLAIALGILCASGQIKQSSLDNYEVIGELGLDGSLRTCHGVAPFVLAASKAGHRLILPQANAAEASLIKTAHCVGADHLLAVCAHLQEVKPLARITPRPHIEVTNDEADLSEVHGQFHAKRALEVAAAGAHNLIMIGPPGSGKTMLASRLLKLLPPLTENEMLETAMISSVSNHGIDWQHWGRRPFRHPHHTASAVALVGGGSLAKPGEISLAHNGVLFLDELPEFDRKVLEVLREPLESGSISISRAARQAQYPARFQLIAAMNPCPCGHYGDNNVACRCSPDQINRYRSRISGPLLDRIDLHVEVPAVPIQELHNRALAESSFDVAKRIKAARLLQTQRCNKTNQALSEKEIKQTCALRDEDAKLLQQAMTQLKLSARAYHRILKVARTIADLAASEHIASSHLHEAISYRRMDRGA
- a CDS encoding accessory factor UbiK family protein, with translation MINSTLFDELAKKLAAAVPSGAREIQADLERQFLAMLQSRLGKLDLVTREQFDVQRGVLERTRSKVDALEKQLAQLEAPK
- the glnK gene encoding P-II family nitrogen regulator gives rise to the protein MKLVTAIIKPFKLDDVREALSEIGVKGITVTEVKGFGRQKGHTELYRGAEYVVDFIPKVKVEIAISDDMTDQVIESITKAANTGKIGDGKIFVYDMSQAIRIRTGEVGDEAL